A region of Leishmania panamensis strain MHOM/PA/94/PSC-1 chromosome 33 sequence DNA encodes the following proteins:
- a CDS encoding hypothetical protein (TriTrypDB/GeneDB-style sysID: LpmP.33.1510), translating into MLMWRSRRAQGVGSGEGVRHLICAVSRRCTRLLPACCFVAADTVCRCCSYSTNFFQSNRTEPKRPFHFVETPPVERDQRSGALPRPSSISAPEVSAGIIAEWVPDVLGYHMPLGLRERSEPAPRSSLAEAADLKALTDAETRGTEHQELQKVSSTTRDTCESSQVGGGGGGHRDGHSGGPSFCGPLPNFATSPVFEWKGYLWQWRPVKVTPVAGAGHPKTSTVSAPLCHWERSPSQDKTLCSAGKENDLAEGVLGESPQDYYLVPFLLCPTLEVRAMQPLMHDSLRRELAAALSACHHQRRRCSEGAKQYRSGTRSCSTYPECKPQLWSIRMPTPVGELAIVSSKNSESDAVIKQSTKFELPTFSMIEGEPPMRVGERTRAWFDPETTHPTPPEAETWEAATATVRDAQGASTESDTVPYVHVFCSEMSTACCDSPLLQTGNKVLASPTPSPRDLSRPTLPIVRRNVVGGGLAELFLAVDRYAALIARGDLTLSAACWATLCDTKSCWVVQRLRVCPLEMERELIAATEAHKRWQQYAISRNRTLVGKSSHGICFYDYPSLAKWPRS; encoded by the coding sequence atgTTGATGTGGCGATCACGACGAGCACAGGGGGTCGGCAGCGGGGAGGGTGTCCGCCACTTGATCTGCGCTGTAAGTCGCCGGTGCACTCGCTTGCTGCCTGCATGCTGCTTTGTCGCAGCTGACACagtctgccgctgctgtagctACTCGACTAACTTCTTTCAGAGCAACCGTACTGAGCCAAAGAGGCCTTTCCATTTCGTGGAGACCCCTCCGGTAGAGCGGGATCAGCGGTCAGGCGCCCTCCCTCGGCCCTCTTCAATTTCAGCGCCGGAGGTGAGCGCGGGTATAATAGCGGAGTGGGTGCCGGACGTATTGGGCTACCATATGCCGCTTGGTTTGCGAGAGCGATCGGAACCTGCGCCGAGGTCCAGTCTAGCCGAAGCAGCTGACTTGAAGGCCCTCACCGATGCTGAGACCCGCGGTACAGAACATCAAGAGCTTCAGAAGGTGTCGAGCACCACCAGGGACACGTGCGAGAGCAGCCAAgtcggaggcggcggcggcggccatcGCGATGGTCACTCCGGAGGTCCCTCGTTCTGCGGCCCTTTGCCCAACTTCGCCACGTCACCGGTATTCGAATGGAAGGGGTATCTGTGGCAGTGGCGTCCTGTGAAAGTCACGCCCGTAGCAGGCGCGGGGCACCCGAAGACTTCCACCGTCTCCGCACCATTGTGTCATTGGGAGAGAAGCCCTTCACAGGACAAGACGCTCTGTAGTGCTGGCAAGGAAAATGACCTCGCTGAAGGAGTGTTGGGCGAAAGCCCGCAAGACTATTATCTTGTTCCATTTTTGCTCTGTCCAACGCTCGAGGTGCGAGCTATGCAGCCCCTCATGCATGATAGCCTGCGAAGGGAACTTGCAGCAGCCCTAAGTGCTTGCCATCATCAGCGCCGACGTTGCTCAGAGGGCGCAAAGCAGTACCGTAGTGGCACTCGCTCCTGCTCAACATACCCTGAGTGCAAGCCTCAGCTATGGTCGATCCGCATGCCCACCCCTGTTGGTGAGCTCGCTATTGTCTCCTCAAAGAACTCTGAGAGTGATGCTGTGATCAAGCAGAGCACCAAGTTCGAGCTGCCGACCTTCTCAATGATTGAAGGTGAACCCCCGATGAGGGTAGGAGAGCGCACCAGAGCTTGGTTTGACCCTGAAACAACTCACCCAACACCGCCGGAAGCAGAGACATGGGAAGCCGCCACGGCAACCGTGCGGGATGCGCAAGGCGCCTCAACAGAGAGTGACACGGTCCCTTACGTGCATGTCTTCTGCTCTGAGATGAGCACTGCGTGCTGCGACTCCCCTTTGTTGCAGACAGGCAACAAGGTACTAGCATCGCCCACACCTTCCCCACGCGACTTGTCGCGTCCGACGCTGCCCATCGTGCGTCGCAACGTTGTGGGTGGGGGACTTGCGGAGCTCTTTCTTGCCGTGGACCGTTACGCTGCTTTGATTGCGCGTGGTGACTTGACGCTGTCTGCCGCCTGCTGGGCCACGCTCTGTGACACGAAGAGCTGTTGGGTcgtgcagcgcctgcgcgtaTGCCCGCTAGAGATGGAGCGTGAGCTGATCGCAGCCACGGAGGCACACAAGCGCTGGCAGCAATACGCCATTTCACGCAACCGCACTTTAGTGGGGAAAAGCAGCCACGGCATTTGCTTTTACGACTATCCTTCCTTGGCGAAGTGGCCACGTAGCTGA